The DNA region gcAGAGAcccgagtgagtaacctctcatttacactctcatcaggactctgcatagtgaaggagggagggaggcgctcggggaggggattgagccgcctttccatcatcagcgcCTGTAGgtgtgtgcctacagtgccttatggcaagTCCGGCCCTGGGCCTGCTACAGCACTTTTGCCGGCTATGTCACTGAAAGGTCATGCTGGTGAACCCACGGGAGCGATTGCAATTTGACcatcgtgggtcctgcagcagttTTGTAGCGATTGCAAAGTGTAGGAGTGCTGAAAGAATGTCTTTTGTATGTTGTGAGCCCCAGTTGTGCTTTAAATAAAGTTTTATCTACCTGCCTTGTGTCTCCGTTTCTGCGGGTACCGGCGCATAGCCGCGCCCCCTTGCACAAAAGCGATTACCGTTTGTGCCAGGGGAGGGGGCGATGCTCTGGAAGCTGGCACACATGCAGAGCATGCAGCTGAAACTTTATTCAAAGCTCGCAAACCGCAACTGTGCTATCGCAGACACAACGCTCACAAATCGTGCTGCAAAACGCAGCCAAAACACTGCACAAAGCTGTTGTGCTTTAGTAAGCGCTGCCCTCAGTGGGCCCTGGGCTTACTGTCTGTAAAGAatttcactgcatctaagtctacatCTACAGTAATTCGTCCGTTTAGTTCATATAGCTCTACTGCTAGTACAGCTGCTCTAGACGTGGAATTGCCTGTGCTGGTCTGGGGCTTAACTTGGACTTTCCCATAAATGTAACCTggaaatctcagatctgcacctgACCTTCTATTATCCTCctttagaatcacctcctcacattcacgtatacaagatttctcacgtgcttcacccctcctctggaaccctCTCCCCTTTAATCGTGCCCTCAAAATTCATATTGGATGCCtcacgccgatgggcggtggGAGAGTGGCTTGCTGGGGACCGCCTAAAGTGCAGTGGGTTATCAGGGAGATCTTGCTTGCGCATTCCCTGCACATCAACACAGCGGGGATCcatcatcagcctgccagcctaaaagaaaaaaaaaaggcaatttaAACTTGTACGTAGCTGCGATCTAGtgtagcgctgtacaggggacagcctggtAAAGAGAAACTgcgaccaagaactgaacttcatcccaatcagtagctgatacccccttttacgtgagaaatctattccttttcacaaacagaccatcaggggtcgctgtatggctgatattgtggtgaaacccttcccacaagaagctagtaccgaggtacttctggcagtttcctgtctgtgaaccttgttgcattgtgggaaatagctgtttacagctggttccaactgccaaaacagcatgcagcagctacatcacttatgcgctttgagtcctatgggagaaaagcgctttacaaatgttattgtattgtattgtatcacttgccagcagtaaaaatgttaccatgtgataaatgtcagaatattaatcagggatttaaaagattttacaatgggcaaacactgactaaatcatttatacataattattttaaaaatgaagcactttttttattacattattttcactggagttcctctttaactgtctccaggagtggctcacaatctaatccctttcataggctgaagcccatgAGAGGGCACTGCTGATGAGGGTACTGTAGTGTATGGATCGCagtcagggccaatttaggggggagggagggaaatttaaaaaataggatattttatttaaccacttcagccttcagttgtttttcaccttatgcatccgagcaattttcaccttccattcattcaccaataactttatcactacttatcaaaatgaattgaactatatcttgttttttctgccactaattaggctgtctttgggtggtacattttgcttttATCAtatatctcctatatgatatatttaactgacattttttgtcgtaacaaccaacgatttataacgGAAAATCATGACGTttagcaaggttgcccaaactttcacatcccactgtatacaccATCGACCTAGCTAGATCaccaatgttacatagttacatagttattttggttgaaaaaagacatacgtccatcgagttcaaccagtataaagtacagaaTGTTATTTATGTCAACTGTTGTTGGTTTATATTTTTGTGGCTGTTCAGCTTTCATCACGTAGCTCCACATCTGTATACTCCCCTGTGTGTTAGTCATGActacctggattttttttttttaaataaacttgaCTCAGGCTAGATACTTTACCCatgtagagggaagactctggatgccTTCCTGGTCATTTCTCTGTGCCTTCGGTCTGCCGCTGTCCCCCACTGAATTTATGCACCTTTGGTACTCCTCGGCAGGCCTCTGAAGTACTCGCTTCCCCAAGTGATGCCCGCACTCTCGTGTGATCCTCGTCAGAAGACCTCAGGATCGCAAGTACTTCCCGATACCTGCAGAAGGACTCCTGAAGGCATACTGcggggaaggtgggggggggggggcagcagtggaaTATTGGGATGGAGCAAGGACCATGAGGGATCTTTGGgtttcagagccttccctctacgtagataggtaaagtgtaccagagatgttaagttctaaagatttgatacttacccggggcttcctccagccccataagctcgtctgagtcACTCAGCTTCCTCCCACGGTCTGTTGAATtgagccccagtaactggcttagtcttctgcgcatgagcagacctcccacacatgcgcagtagaccctaaCTGCCGTGACTGAGCtatttaccggggctgatcgtggctgaggGGATCCATCGCTAACTCCTAAAAGTTTGCTTGTCACTGGTCCTGCACAGGCAGCTTTCCCTCGTCTGCGCCTGtgcattaaagcggacccgatcgggctcggtTGTTTTCGCCAGAGTGGAGAGTCGTTAGTGCGCCTGTTAGTGCCACATGCAGGCAATATATTGCTCTCTGCTGTACAGAGGTTCCAGCGCTGGAATGAGATGGCAGcgctggatccagaggcttctcccttccaagtatcatttttttttttatttgtaatatgtTACATATTCTTGCAAACTTGGAGACATCACACTGGATAAagttaaagcttttttttactttttttttgtaaccaGGTTTACATTTGTTTCTTTGATGTTCCTCCTGTATAGTAAAACAGGCGAGGCCCTTTGTATTTTAGCTTTTACCGATTTAATTTCTTCACTGTATTAAGTTATGAAAATGAAGTCCAGGAATGAGATAAACTTATTACTGTAGCAAAAAAAAGACTTCCCAGAATCctgttggcactgcacagtttggCACAGTTCAGCAAAACGCACACAGGCCAGGTACACAGATTAAAAATTAGGagacatatagggacctattttagaagAAAAAGGGAGTATATATATTTGGGACACAAACTATTTTTAGACAAactatttttggatgttacaaccccctttaaaaACTAAGCAGACGCTAACATAGCGTAATATTGCTTTATTCCAAATTgtataaaaagttaaaaatacacatatatttttatattacaCACAGTATAAAATCCACATCCTAGGAAACACCAAGCAGACTCCCTCCGTGTGCCGTCACAAGCCCCCTTCAGCACGTTTTGTCACTggaactcatcaggggcttctgATTGGCCGGCACAATGGAAGCTAAAATCCCCTTGTCTAGGTATCTCTTTAGTATACAGTTAGTTAAAGAGGTGCTGAGGTGCCACATAATAGAGTGCAGTAAATTAACCAGGATGTCCATTTTTATGGTAATTATGCtgattttagcatcagaaacagttATAGCTATATATGGTTATGTACAGTATtctctacccacaatgcacaatgACAGTTAAggattaatgtaaaaaaaatagcagggTAGGGCCTAGTATTTCCCAGGTAGCCCAGCAGGCCTGAAGTGGTTGGGATCTTTTCCTTCTTGCCCCCAATTGTTGGCCTTCTGGTCGGCTTTGCTATCTTCTGGATCTCCCCCGAAGGCTTGCTGGACTGACTCTCTTGCATTGCTGAAAAGAGACAAATTCATACAGACTGAGTATATGCGATATTAATCACTTCAAcctatctggatgactatagttTGGACGCGTATAAACGTCCAGTGTTTGAGCGAGGTGTGTGCACGTATGTGCGTGCGACCCCCACTATTACCCAGCGGAATTTCCGTGTCAACGGTTGGGAAAAGGAAGCAAGGCTTCCCCGAACCAATTTTCGAGCCTATAATgtatggacatgaccccgatcagaggccatgtccattcataagaacataacgaaaataaagaaaacatgtCCTGGTAATTCAGGACTTTCTAGTGCCATCTAGTAGCGAAAAGTTAAATTACAGGCACCACGCActgttaataaaataaataataaaattaatCCCTTCCAAAGCCCCCTCCCACACCGCAGTTACCAAGCAAACACATTAAAGGGAAAAAAGATCCATAAATAGCTACCTTACggacttagcttttttttttaatatgtatgtcatgaggctatattactgttattttagtacatgaGTGCTTGCAATTGacgggacacaaaaaaaaaaaaaaaaaatacaccttaatttctaaataatatattgtcgatatacattgtactaggaagataatttaaatgttgtgatagccgagaCTAATGAGCAAAGAAAattggtgggttttatttatagtagcattacttattttaaaactataggggatggaattggtgaaatagtgtattttttcttttttctttttacttgtgTTTGCCaacaaaatgcatagaaaataaagtaattactgaaagcaagtattgcccacaaaaaaggctaatttgtggtaaaaaaaaaaacaagatagaagTCATTCAagtatgagaagcagttataaagttatggccaaatgaatggaaaGAGCACTGACAGGTAAAAATGGCTTTTGGCATTAAAGTAAAATGGCCTGTAGGGCGGGTTCAGTTCTGTGCTCACAGAAATAGGGATGTTCAAATCCGAATCcaggtgaatccggatagttgctatccgaatTTCGCCCAGAtacctgggcggggggggggtcaagcttacttgtctgacgtcttcttcggtccggccCTCGGTgcccccacgatgcgttccacgcggcggtcacaggactgcaaacacttcctccttccgggttgaaggaggaagtgtttgtagtcacgttatTCGCGTGGAACGCATCATGGGGGCACCGAGGgcaggaccgaagaagacgtcagacaagtaagcttgacccccccgcccaccgcGGCACAggattactgggtgaaatccggatagcaactatctgggttTCACCTGGATtcagatttgagcatccctacacAGAAATAGACCCTCCCAGCTtctctctgctgccccctgtaGGTGATGTTGAGAGAGTTGGAGGAGGTTGGAAAACTCATAAACAGCTGTTCAGTCCAGCACAGCAGTTTTTGACATTAGCAATGAAAGTCAGCAAAATGGTACTAATTATGACTATATGCTTTTCAGGCCCACTGCTGCTCTCACGTAATTGGTTGCCCACCTTATGACTTTGGCTGCCCAGGCTCCGCCTTCTCCTCTCTTGGCAGCGTCATAGTTACCCCGGGCATGGAAATACTTGTCAGCACCTTTGTAGTTGGCGTCTCTCATATCCTTGTAGGCTTTGCCCATGTCATATGATCCTGAAAAAGATGGTGCTATGAAAAAGGCTGTCAATGAGGCCACTAAGTATACCAGTGTACTTAAAATGTCTTAACATTGAGCTCTGTTCAGTAATTCAACATACGGGACCTGCATCATTGATTTTTATCCCCTTGCACAACTCCAGAGTATAGTATTTACCTTGTTTCTATATGCTTCTGCTTATAGTTAACCAACTGCAGCGTCTGCTTGGTCTCTGCTACTTTCAGCATGTCCTGGCTGGCTGGAAAGTgtcatggttaagggctctgcctctgacacaggagacctgggtttaaatattggctcttcctgttcagtaagccagcacctatttagtaggagatcttgggcaagtctccctaacactgctactgcctatagagcatgcccctagtggctgcagctctgacgctttgagtctgccaggagaaaagcacaatataaatgttctgtggctTGTCAGTGTCTACTGTATAagccattacttttttttttaaaaggttttatTCATCCATTTGCAAAGTAAACAGAGTAAACACAGACTTTTAAATAGTTACAGAATAAACCGCAATGAACTGTCCAGTGGTAAATGATAAACacttccccccccacacacacacacacacacacacacacaccacctgctccttgcactgtgtgctgatctttgtAGGGACTGATCACTATCCAACTGAATTACCATCCTATACAGACAAATGGGCTTGTCCTATCTGGTCATAATCAacccatgtatggccagcttcagTCAGTTGCTCAAAGTATTGGGTTTTTGTTACATTCAGTAGCGTAGGGATCGGAATAGCAGCCATAGTGGTTACAATGAGGCCCGTAGCCGAGGGGGGCAAGTGTGAGTGTCTGGGAGCGATAAGGGGATCCACGGCTGGTTTCATGTAGACCCATGATGTTCCCCCCCTGAGATTTAGAGTACAGAGAGCGGAGTGATCTCCAGGCATCGTTTTCTCTGCCTACATAGacgaggctacctatactggggggcctctCTGGCTGTCTATGCTGaggtagctacctatactgggggagactacttctggctgcctatacGGAGGAACCAACTATACTGGGAGGCTACTTCTGACTACCtctctctacctatactgggggctacattTGGCTACTTGGGGgctacatttggctacctataatgtGGAGGGTTGGGGGGCTACTTTTTGCTGCCCATATTGAggtgtacctctggctatctatactgggaggactacctatactgggggctacttctGGCTAGCCATACTGACGAATGCTGCCTAATAATGGAGgcctttctggctacctatgggagCTATTTCTGGGTACCTATATGGAGggagtacctatactgggggctacttctGGCTAGCCATACTGACGGATGCTGCCTAATAATGGAGgcctttctggctacctatgggagCTATTTCTGGGTACCCATACGGAGGGAGTACCTGTACTGGGAGGCTGCTTCTGACTacctctgtctacctaatactggggacctttctggctgcctatactaaggtgAAGGGGGCACTgtttctggctatttatactatgCTGGCTACCAATATTGGggttgacatctggctacctgtattgggggcgggaggggggctgttttttggctatgtatactggggcgCCACTCTGGGTTCCTTTACTGGCTCCATGTACTGTgggatactaccttcactgggggtcacttctgactacctaatgctgacgggtacctctggctactgaGACAGGAGGGCAGTTTAATACTCTggtcacctctggctacttaaagtgtgtgtgtgtgtgtgtgtgtgtgtgtgtgtgtgtgtgtgtgtgtgtgtgtgtgtgtgtgtgtgtgtgtgtgtgtgtgtaggactaGGCACAGAGGTGCCTTACAATCTAGCTCCACTCTTATGTGACATTCTCCAAAAACAGGAGTACCTCCTAGCAGTAactggcagcaaaataaaacataaCAAATCTGTGTAATAGGTTATCAACAACAAACCTTGAGCAGCATCTTTAGCGAATTTTGCAGCATCCTTAACAGAGTTGGCcacttgttttgctgcttcatgaACGGCGTTCGCCGCATTCTTCTTTCCTTGAGAATTTTCATTTTTTGGTCCTTGGGATTTTCCACTATCCTTTGGATTTGGAGCATTTGCTGCAGGCTTTGATCCTGGGGGATTCCCTGCAGGCTTTGACCCTGGGGGATTCCCTGCAGGCTTTGACCCTGGGGGATTCCCTGCAGGCTTTGACCCTGGGGGATTCCCTGCAGGCTTTGACCCTGGGGGATTCCCTGCAGGCTTTGATCCTGGAGATTTTGCTGCTGGTTTTGACCCTGGGGAATTTGCTGCTGACCCTTGATGATTGGACCCTTGAGAACCTAACCCACTCTTAGAGCCACCCTTCGAGCCTTGAGACTTTGACCCACCCTTTGATCCCTGGGAATTTGACCCACCCTTCGACCCTTGAGAATTTGACCCGCTCTTTGAGCCTTGAGAATTTGACCCACCCTTTGATCCCTGAGAATTGGCCCCACCCTTTGAACCATGAGAATTGGACCCACCCTTTGACCCTTGAGACCCACCTTTTGACCCTTGAGAACTTGACCCACCCCTTGAACCTTGAGAATTTGACCCTCCCCTCCCTGCATGAGATATAGCCACAATGGTTGCCAGAAATATAAGCAGTATCAGAAGTGAAACCTTCATGATGAATCAGTGAGGTCTGCACGCCCTGTTGAGtgacattaaaaaaatacattttagtaCAGTCTGTTCTTTATTAAACCTCAAAGTTAAGAAAAAAACTGTTATGTTGATGTAAAGATGGTGGTAAGTGTACTTTATAAGCAGCAAACAGCTTAATTCTGCCTTTCATTGTTTGGTGCAGATCAGGAAATAATAGATTTAGGCTAGTTCAGATAGGCGCTAAACTGTGCAGCTCAGCTATCAATCTACTTCATAGGCCTCCAAGTATGGGCATCCACATGGACAATTGCGATCCGCAGTTGCTACGAGGTCCTCGTGGTCAGAAGCACCCCCTGTTGGGTCTAGTAGGCAGCTAGAAGGGTGAGGTGATGGTGCCCCAAAAAtgcgggtattaaaacaaaacttgTAAAAGGTAATCGCTTACCGCTCCAGAAGATACAGACACCggttcaactggaaaaatatttattaaaaaaactgacaacgcgtttcgcagatcatggcccgcttcctcaggtcaatacaaaaaatgACTTGGCAGCATAAGGAGTAGAGTGTAGGTGCTTCTATTAGATTGCAGgcttatatggtggttgcaggaactgcaacctaCCATTATGAGTATATAATCATTATACTTTCATCCCCTTATACctaatgatactgcaccattgggattCTGGTCTCTCTGTACTTCTTGTTTAGGTGCTCTTGGTCGCTACAAGAACCACTGAACCCCTTCTACAGTGTCTAGCAGCCAGTTTAGTTTTGGTATACGGTAGTCCTGTGACGTGTTGGACTTGTGTGCTGTGATGTTGAATGTTTCCAAGATGCAGCAGCAGCTTACAGGCAGTGAATCCACTGCTTTACCACCTCCCTTGTGACCCTAACCTTACGTTAGTAACTCCACTGTCCTCCCATTTTAGTTTTTGCTAATTACAGTAACTTTCAATTAAACTCAAAGGACTCACAaggctaaaaagtaaaaaaaaaagttaaatacctgcatgataTTTTAATGCATGAAGGaaaccatccgcgccctccgtgcctttccgccgggtccccgctgttcATTAGCCCCCTGGGCCGACTCCCGACCCCACAGGCTGTCTCCTCTAGCATGGATCGggtgggaggccctagagctgcgctgcCGCACTCGcgcctgtgcggactgcgcagccgcggccagctcaagTGGCCATTTtactgcaggcaggagagcccgacccgggctgtggggttgggagccggcccggggggctaatgagcagcGGGGGCCCGGCGGAACGGCGCGGATGGTGTCCGTCGTGCATTAAAATATCATGCAGGTATTTaagttgtgtttatttttttttttttactttttgacctttaaagggacactatcgattgACATGTTGTTTTCAGTTGAGTtaagaaatgtttgggaagtgctgctaagtgttggtggatacatctgaatccttatctctctgtttattgttatctaatccctttcacacttttctgtcaCCAGTTCTGAGGGCAGACTCAGCCACGAGGGGAGGGGTGTTTCCCTTCACAGTGctatgtgtgcagagagctcaggccgagacaggcagagctttctctcacaaagagcagaggaaatgtatcttatgtgcaccataaacatctgtaattgtgtgtgtgtgtgtgtgaaacctgatatatgaaaacaaaagcctgtcaggtaatctgctttaatattacactgttcttagcatgtcagactgcagagattcttacagattcatacctctgcaaatgagacattccaaaggtagctgaaatctacacacaatgaattaaagcttttgcctctgatatttaacatgaaaagtagaaacatgtttacacagctacttagacattatttgtacattgtcattttagaactcatagggcttgattcagaaaaggttagagttgggcgaacagttcggctgcccaacctgtgattttgatgtggctcttactacttccgggtcgcaatgacccggagtagtacgtctgcgctggcccggcggagcgcgtcactcatgatgtcacacacatgcgcagagagtgcccggcaatgggagcgcgatctaggacacgctccgtcgggccagcgcagacgtactactccgggtcattgcgacccggaagtagtaagagccacatcaaaatgacaggttgggcagccgaacagttcggctgcagttcggctaacacagccgaactgttcgcccaactctagaaAAGGGTGCTACGTGTTAacatgccagtgaaaagccactttgcatgtgctaacatgctttgcacgtgctaagtagttagcacatgcagactacttagcactgtagttagcacatctaaactacttagcaccgtagttagcacatgtaaactacttagcaccctagtttttttttaaaaaatcagtgtttattcaacaaagaaaaggaacatattacagaatatgcagtgtagcagtgcgcctcctaacttttccaacagtagctttagcatcaattatcactgtggaagatgagaggtattgttaacaataatataatgatcgttagaatatttggaaatttaaattcaatctgagctctatatattatcTATCTTTTACTAGATCAGGGGTAGGCAACCTGcggctccagagccgcatgcggctctttttcacctttgccgcggctcctaggccgcggctcaggtagtgtgtgtcagtggctgcggcgggcgtgtgacgtgtgctgtcgctggccggcagcctatcagagaggccgccggaccggtGCAGTGCGGGGCttagggcggccattttcccgtagccctgcagtgtaatgcaggcaggacgtgacgtcgggaaggaagaggatcgtgggagttgcgcgccacaaggagctcgggacaggaggagatcgtgacaggaggtcttctgaccaggtgagtaaatgggtttttcttttcatatctgctgaaggattgtgcatattggggtcagatctgctgaaggattgtgcatattggggtcagatctgctgaaggattgtgcatattggggtcatatctgctaacgatttgtgcatattggggtcatatctgctcacgatttgtgcatattggggtcatatctgatcctgtatatagcattaaggtaagaaacaatatatgcagtgttagatttgttttataatggttttgcggctcccagtttttttatcttttcggaaatgggtccaagtggctctttatgtcttaaaggttgcagacccctgtactagatcataattagcaagaccaggggtatctaaccatggagcttagcaccctgattagcacggtgctaagtagtagtttgcatgtcctaactatggtgctaagtagtttgcatgtgctaactacggtgctaagtagtttgtatgtgctaactacttatcaccctagttagcacgcccaaagcctttaggtgtgctaaatgggttagcaccgtttactgaatcgagcccatagggcttgattcacaaagcggtgcaaacagcacgctggtgaaatgccccttatcacgtctaaactcagtttaggcatgatacgctTAGCCATGATAagcttaggcgtgataagtttaggcgtgataagtttaggcatgataactatagcaccaactgggttagcaccgcagtgcacagctgatcaaaagttttgcgcatagagtttaatggcgctgctttgcgcgcggaacgttgcgatctaaacttatcacacctaaacttatcatgcctaaacttatcacgcctaaacttatcacgcctaaacttatcacgcctaaacttatcacgcctaaacttaatgGCATTGTGCGTGAAAACTTttagcgcgtaaaactttacgcgcaaaactttgcgcgcgagtttattttatcacgcctaaactcagtttaggcgtgataaggggcttttcagaagcgtgctaacagttagcactgctttctgaatcaagcccatagtttgatataattcctttaaccacttctcaaccacagggtttttcacctaaaaaccacagcaagtttaacatttcagggaggcaagggttaatgggcttaatggaggtataatttattaaaaaaaaaaaaacctcactgatgctgctcactcactaatgctgtgttagttatctgagatcctctcacgagtgatctcagtaactgtaacagcatagagactgatacaatgtttacacacattctgcatgaatgagcacagtcattggctttgtgaacacatgttcacatcagccaatcacggaccagcgggtgcccgacacATATGCACTTACGCGTGCACACGAACGCGATCGCGCActgcaggaaaataaacaggagttgcctatctacgcccctgtgactcctgtgaattttaaaggggcgtagataagcgtggcagaggttgttaagtggttaaacatcagaAGCTGAGCATGTAATGATAAATGCTAAAAAAGAATTTTGAGGAAGCAACCCTACCCAATTAAATGATTTGTAGGGTAACGTGTTTTGCAGAGCGCTTTTATTAATTTTGTTTTAAAGGCCATGTAaaggtcaaataaaaaaaaaaaaaaaggcagagctAGACAAGTGCAGGAAGTGCAGCCCTGCCCTGCTTGCCACGCCTCCCGGAAGAACAATTGCCCATAATGTAGTGGGCATCAGGGATGAGCAAGAACGCTTTTGCAAAAAGAGCGTCCGGCAGAGTGCAGGAAGCGAGAGCGGGATATGCGGCGTTAACTCTCCTTGCTACCGCCTGCATTCCAGTGCGTTCCATCAGCGTACAGTTCCACATTCAGAGCTGGAAGTTACGGTAAGTAGCTTAAAgttactgtcacttactgtaggttgTGAAAATCTGACTAGATTTTGTACTTGTCCATTTCCTCATGATGTATTTTCAGGTATCTTTTTATTTACTAAAGCACTTACTAAAAAAGTGTGCAAACAAGTAGAGAGGCTGGCTGACCTCTCTCTACAGATTATTTCATggcagtgcttttgtaaagaataacaataacaataatatttatatagcgcttttctccctggggactcaaagcgctgtgaccctgcattatgcagtctcaaaggctagggaaaagaggtgagttttaagcctttttttaaagctgtccagagaaggagcctctcgtactgat from Hyperolius riggenbachi isolate aHypRig1 chromosome 11, aHypRig1.pri, whole genome shotgun sequence includes:
- the LOC137538696 gene encoding uncharacterized protein: MKVSLLILLIFLATIVAISHAGRGGSNSQGSRGGSSSQGSKGGSQGSKGGSNSHGSKGGANSQGSKGGSNSQGSKSGSNSQGSKGGSNSQGSKGGSKSQGSKGGSKSGLGSQGSNHQGSAANSPGSKPAAKSPGSKPAGNPPGSKPAGNPPGSKPAGNPPGSKPAGNPPGSKPAGNPPGSKPAANAPNPKDSGKSQGPKNENSQGKKNAANAVHEAAKQVANSVKDAAKFAKDAAQGSYDMGKAYKDMRDANYKGADKYFHARGNYDAAKRGEGGAWAAKVISNARESVQQAFGGDPEDSKADQKANNWGQEGKDPNHFRPAGLPGKY